Proteins from a genomic interval of Quercus robur chromosome 9, dhQueRobu3.1, whole genome shotgun sequence:
- the LOC126698800 gene encoding cysteine-rich repeat secretory protein 55-like — MTFNYKILLLLALCICNAESADPLGQFCNTDTNIGSQISANIDRLLAELVSKTPSNGFIATSYGKNQYQVFGLAQCRGDVSRTDCSSCIQDAAKQIRQRCPNQADARIWYDYCFLRYNTKSFIGEIDTYNGILYGNVENVTDPDTFNKELGTLFDQIRAQAIETRNEGLGKGKTKLSTFVTLYALVQCTRDLALVDCAQCLAIAAGNFEKFCKDRKGCRVLYSSCYVRYELYPFFFPLDSKPNDTLADTVMAILP; from the coding sequence ATGACtttcaattacaaaattctTCTCTTACTAGCTCTATGCATTTGTAATGCTGAATCTGCAGATCCCTTGGGGCAGTTTTGCAATACAGACACTAATATTGGTAGCCAAATATCAGCTAATATTGATCGCTTATTAGCTGAATTGGTTTCCAAAACCCCCTCCAATGGTTTTATTGCTACTTCATATGGTAAAAACCAATATCAAGTTTTTGGCCTGGCTCAATGTAGAGGGGATGTGAGCAGAACAGACTGCTCAAGTTGCATCCAAGATGCAGCAAAGCAAATCCGCCAACGTTGTCCCAACCAAGCCGATGCAAGAATTTGGTATGACTATTGCTTTTTACGTTATAACACTAAAAGCTTCATTGGAGAAATTGATACATATAATGGTATATTATATGGGAATGTGGAAAATGTAACTGATCCTGATACTTTTAACAAAGAACTAGGAACTCTGTTTGATCAGATTAGAGCACAAGCTATTGAGACTAGGAATGAAGGGCTTGGGAAAGGTAAGACCAAGTTGTCAACATTTGTGACACTGTATGCATTGGTGCAATGCACAAGAGACCTGGCTCTGGTAGATTGTGCACAGTGTTTGGCCATTGCTGcgggaaattttgaaaaattttgcaaagaCCGGAAAGGATGCAGAGTTCTATATAGCAGTTGTTATGTTCGATATGAGCTCTATccatttttctttcctcttgATTCAAAGCCAAACGATACTCTGGCTGATACTGTTATGGCCATACTACCATAG